The following are from one region of the Nicotiana tomentosiformis chromosome 7, ASM39032v3, whole genome shotgun sequence genome:
- the LOC104090338 gene encoding protein ELF4-LIKE 4 → MERDTFSGLGNGTQVDGKVFQTFQKSFVQVQNILDQNRLLINEINQNHESKIPDNLSRNVGLIRELNNNIRRVVDLYADLSCNFTKSVDASSEGDSSGVLRSDGKASHKRSKPHV, encoded by the coding sequence ATGGAGAGAGATACATTTTCAGGCTTAGGTAATGGTACTCAAGTAGATGGAAAAGTGTTTCAGACATTTCAGAAGAGTTTTGTACAAGTGCAGAACATATTGGATCAGAATAGGTTGCTAATCAATGAGATTAATCAGAATCATGAGTCCAAGATTCCTGATAATTTGAGCAGAAATGTTGGTTTAATCAGAGAGCTTAACAATAATATCAGAAGAGTTGTTGATCTTTATGCTGATCTTTCTTGTAATTTCACAAAATCAGTGGATGCTTCATCTGAAGGAGATTCAAGTGGTGTTTTGAGATCAGATGGAAAAGCTAGTCACAAGAGAAGCAAGCCTCATGTTTAA